From Gemmobacter sp., the proteins below share one genomic window:
- a CDS encoding endonuclease/exonuclease/phosphatase family protein: protein MKPARNRIANGYADSLRNIVVRSAAPVPAAARTADGSLRIASYNIHKCVGTDGRFDPDRIRHVIRELSADVVALQEVDQRFGDRAGLLDLPRLEAETGLVPVPTNGHPRAHGWHGNLVLVRGARVQNVEQLALPGLEPRGAVIADLDFGPGRAARVIGTHFGLLRRSRHRQASLLASYLRTSDRGAVLMGDLNEWRIDRGSPLARYLDDHGETNADAPPSFPARMPLLPLDRIIASAPGALGGVRVHHSPLARVASDHLPICADWSPAPA from the coding sequence ATGAAACCCGCCCGCAACCGCATTGCCAACGGCTATGCCGACAGTCTGCGCAACATCGTGGTGCGGTCTGCGGCCCCCGTGCCGGCCGCGGCCCGGACAGCCGACGGCAGCCTGCGGATCGCGTCCTACAACATCCACAAATGCGTGGGCACCGATGGCCGGTTCGACCCGGACCGCATCCGCCACGTTATCCGCGAGCTTTCGGCCGATGTCGTGGCGCTGCAAGAGGTGGACCAGCGGTTCGGCGACCGGGCCGGCCTGCTGGACCTGCCCCGGCTGGAGGCCGAGACCGGCCTGGTCCCGGTGCCGACGAACGGCCATCCGCGGGCGCATGGCTGGCACGGCAACCTGGTTCTGGTGCGCGGCGCCCGGGTGCAGAATGTGGAACAGCTGGCCCTGCCGGGGCTGGAGCCGCGCGGCGCGGTGATCGCCGATCTGGATTTCGGGCCGGGCCGGGCGGCGCGGGTGATCGGCACGCATTTCGGCCTGCTGCGCCGGTCGCGCCACCGGCAGGCCAGCCTGCTGGCCAGCTATCTGCGCACGTCGGATCGCGGCGCCGTGCTGATGGGCGATCTGAACGAATGGCGCATCGACCGCGGATCGCCGCTGGCGCGCTATCTGGACGACCATGGCGAGACGAATGCCGATGCCCCGCCCAGCTTTCCCGCCCGCATGCCGCTGCTCCCGCTGGACCGCATCATCGCCTCGGCCCCCGGGGCGCTTGGCGGGGTGCGCGTGCATCATTCGCCGCTGGCCCGCGTCGCATCGGACCATCTGCCGATCTGCGCCGACTGGTCGCCGGCCCCTGCCTGA
- the dctP gene encoding TRAP transporter substrate-binding protein DctP has protein sequence MPASSSRSLLRTTLATIAATLITCAAQAQDITIKLATVNAPTSESWKSALAAAERVTARTNGRVAFQGFPSAQLGSTTDSIEQASQGLPVMTFTSASFLSTFGVPELSVVEGPFVVESAEEGERLAFSPLMQGFYDRLATTAGLRVVALNWFDGPRHMIGTAPYPTPDALKGVKMRVPPVETWLKTFEPLGVVATTVQAAEVYSALSQGVVTAAESPLTGLRASGWFEVAKEITLTGHFNLFTGWVMSEAAYQGMSEADRAILMEEFRTGGQQLTKISADLEGEIRKEFEAKGVTFHQADIAAYRKATAGFYTSFPNWPAGLYDQVRAAASGK, from the coding sequence ATGCCCGCATCTTCGTCCCGCAGCCTGCTGCGGACCACCCTCGCAACCATCGCCGCGACCCTGATCACCTGCGCGGCCCAGGCGCAGGACATCACCATCAAGCTGGCCACGGTAAACGCGCCCACGTCCGAATCCTGGAAATCCGCCCTTGCCGCCGCCGAACGGGTCACCGCGCGCACCAACGGCCGCGTCGCGTTCCAGGGCTTTCCGTCCGCCCAGCTGGGCAGCACCACCGATTCCATCGAACAGGCCAGCCAGGGCCTGCCGGTGATGACCTTCACTTCGGCCTCGTTCCTGTCCACCTTCGGGGTGCCGGAACTGTCGGTCGTCGAAGGCCCCTTCGTGGTCGAAAGCGCGGAAGAAGGCGAACGCCTCGCCTTTTCGCCGCTGATGCAGGGGTTCTACGACCGGCTGGCCACCACCGCCGGGCTGCGCGTCGTGGCGCTGAACTGGTTCGACGGCCCCCGCCACATGATCGGCACCGCGCCCTACCCCACCCCCGACGCGCTGAAAGGCGTGAAGATGCGCGTCCCGCCGGTGGAAACCTGGCTGAAAACCTTCGAGCCGCTGGGCGTGGTCGCCACCACCGTTCAGGCGGCCGAGGTCTATTCGGCGCTGTCGCAGGGTGTCGTCACCGCCGCGGAAAGCCCGCTGACCGGCCTGCGCGCCTCGGGCTGGTTCGAGGTTGCCAAGGAAATCACCCTGACCGGCCACTTCAACCTGTTCACCGGCTGGGTCATGAGCGAAGCCGCCTATCAGGGCATGTCCGAAGCCGACCGCGCCATCCTGATGGAGGAATTCCGCACCGGCGGCCAGCAGCTGACCAAGATCTCCGCCGATCTGGAAGGCGAAATCCGCAAGGAATTCGAGGCCAAGGGCGTGACCTTCCACCAGGCCGACATCGCCGCCTACCG
- a CDS encoding PfkB family carbohydrate kinase yields MSRAPRILAFGDNVVDCYRDEQLMFPGGNCVNHAVFASRAGAETGYAGAVCDDAAGRLIRQALQAEGVDVSLLRAEPGQTAYCVIETVEGERQFVGANLGPSIIAPSAADLARMAQMDAVHTGRSSHVDAWLPRFAAATRVSYDLATVRDPARIALVAPHCYLLGFSGGDLPRAAALALAEQARAQGAVWALVTRGGDGALLAGPDGVAEAPARPVAAVDTLGAGDTFIAHVLVGLLRGTPLVQVLEMAAQAAADTCLMRGAFGHAAPMAVDLSGMMSLDEIYATTRPAEAIVDPV; encoded by the coding sequence ATGTCGCGCGCCCCTCGAATCCTTGCCTTCGGCGACAACGTTGTTGACTGCTACCGCGACGAACAGCTGATGTTCCCCGGCGGCAACTGCGTGAACCATGCGGTGTTCGCCAGCCGGGCGGGGGCGGAAACCGGCTATGCCGGCGCGGTCTGCGACGATGCGGCGGGCCGGCTGATCCGGCAGGCGTTGCAGGCCGAGGGCGTGGACGTTTCCCTGCTGCGGGCCGAGCCGGGGCAGACCGCCTATTGCGTCATCGAGACGGTCGAGGGTGAGCGGCAGTTCGTGGGCGCCAACCTTGGCCCGTCGATCATCGCGCCATCGGCGGCGGATCTGGCGCGCATGGCGCAGATGGATGCGGTGCATACCGGGCGGTCCAGCCATGTGGATGCCTGGCTGCCACGTTTTGCCGCCGCAACGCGGGTGTCCTATGATTTGGCCACGGTGCGCGATCCGGCGCGCATCGCACTGGTGGCGCCGCATTGCTACCTGCTGGGGTTTTCGGGCGGCGACCTGCCGCGTGCCGCCGCACTGGCATTGGCTGAACAGGCGCGGGCGCAGGGGGCGGTCTGGGCGCTGGTGACGCGCGGCGGCGACGGGGCGCTGCTGGCCGGGCCCGATGGCGTGGCCGAGGCGCCGGCCCGCCCGGTTGCGGCGGTGGATACGCTGGGCGCGGGCGATACCTTCATCGCCCATGTGCTGGTGGGGCTGCTGCGTGGCACCCCGCTGGTGCAGGTGCTGGAGATGGCGGCACAAGCCGCCGCCGACACCTGCCTGATGCGCGGCGCCTTTGGCCATGCGGCGCCGATGGCGGTGGATCTGTCGGGCATGATGTCGCTGGACGAGATCTATGCCACCACCCGCCCCGCCGAAGCCATCGTCGACCCGGTCTAG
- a CDS encoding phospholipase D family protein, protein MFRWLIIAALIAVGGALASVVLAWVYGLFARRPDIRLTHALPPQDGQGPLDDRVQAALAGRPGQTGLVLIAESREALAARIVTARLAVRSLDLLYYTWRDDPTGRLLLAEALAAADRGVRVRLLLDDVGVSNRDEVLQALCLHPQVSVRLFNPARARPGGLRRGVEILLRIVSMTRRMHNKAWIVDGRVAIMGGRNIADSYFDASEQSNFHDLDLLAVGPVVDQAAELFDGFWNSGMAIPIRLLAGTLRDPGRLDALRKASGRPPETGFTLDPARFHWCADARLVADPPDKAAGRKGENWMMATLLPVLQGARHRISITSPYFVPGANGTARLVAIAGRGVDTRVLTNSLAATDVAAVHGGYARYRKALLKAGVALYELRPTARKRRMSFRGKSQASLHTKAFTLDGETGFVGSLNFDPRSASLNTEMGVLFRLPSLVAEMDRLFAEESSGDISYQPRLDDRGRLHWLDDDDGGPEIHRTEPQATPVRRLIAWAVGWLPIESQL, encoded by the coding sequence ATGTTCCGATGGCTTATCATCGCGGCCCTGATCGCAGTGGGCGGGGCGCTGGCCTCGGTCGTGCTGGCATGGGTCTATGGCCTGTTCGCCCGCCGCCCCGACATTCGCCTGACCCATGCCCTGCCGCCGCAGGACGGGCAGGGGCCGCTGGACGACCGGGTTCAGGCGGCGCTGGCCGGCCGGCCGGGGCAGACCGGGCTGGTGCTGATTGCCGAAAGCCGCGAGGCGCTGGCTGCCCGGATCGTCACGGCGCGGCTGGCGGTGCGGTCACTGGACCTGCTGTATTACACATGGCGCGATGACCCCACCGGCCGCCTGCTGCTGGCCGAGGCGCTGGCGGCGGCCGACCGGGGCGTGCGGGTGCGGCTGTTGCTGGACGATGTCGGCGTATCGAACCGGGACGAGGTGTTGCAGGCGCTGTGCCTGCATCCGCAGGTGTCGGTGCGGTTGTTCAACCCGGCGCGGGCGCGGCCGGGGGGGTTGCGGCGCGGGGTGGAAATCCTGCTGCGCATCGTCAGCATGACGCGGCGGATGCACAACAAGGCGTGGATCGTCGATGGCCGGGTCGCCATCATGGGCGGGCGCAACATTGCGGATTCGTATTTCGATGCCTCGGAGCAGTCGAATTTCCATGACCTCGACCTGCTGGCGGTTGGGCCGGTGGTGGACCAGGCGGCCGAACTGTTCGACGGGTTCTGGAACAGCGGCATGGCCATTCCCATTCGCCTGCTGGCCGGCACGCTGCGCGATCCCGGCCGGCTGGATGCGCTGCGCAAGGCATCCGGCCGGCCGCCCGAAACGGGCTTCACGCTGGATCCCGCGCGCTTTCACTGGTGCGCCGATGCCCGGCTGGTGGCCGACCCGCCCGACAAGGCCGCCGGGCGCAAGGGCGAGAACTGGATGATGGCCACCCTGCTGCCGGTGCTGCAAGGCGCCCGGCACCGGATCTCCATAACCTCGCCCTATTTCGTGCCCGGGGCGAATGGCACGGCGCGGCTGGTGGCGATTGCCGGACGCGGGGTGGATACGCGCGTGCTGACCAATTCGCTGGCCGCAACCGATGTGGCGGCCGTTCATGGCGGCTATGCCCGCTACCGCAAGGCGCTGCTGAAGGCGGGGGTCGCGCTTTATGAACTGCGCCCGACCGCGCGCAAGCGGCGCATGTCGTTTCGCGGCAAAAGCCAGGCCAGCCTGCATACCAAGGCGTTCACGCTGGATGGCGAAACCGGCTTTGTCGGTTCGCTGAACTTCGATCCGCGCTCGGCCTCGCTGAATACGGAAATGGGGGTGCTGTTCCGCCTGCCCTCGCTGGTGGCCGAGATGGACCGGCTGTTCGCCGAGGAAAGTTCCGGCGACATCAGCTATCAGCCGCGGCTGGATGACCGGGGGCGCCTGCACTGGCTGGATGATGACGATGGCGGGCCGGAAATCCACCGGACGGAACCGCAGGCAACGCCGGTGCGGCGGCTGATCGCCTGGGCGGTCGGATGGCTGCCGATCGAATCGCAACTGTGA
- a CDS encoding glucose 1-dehydrogenase, producing the protein MDFTGQAAFVTGGASGIGAAVARRLAAAGAAVALADMNPDALERTAADLRATGARVLPLPLDVTDADAVQAAVARTVADLGPLRLLVNSAGITGNGAPMGQVSTADWRRVLAVNLDGPFHAMNAAFPAMAAAGGGAVVNVASVMGTVASARFAHYAASKHALIGLTKSAAIDGAALGIRVNSVGPGFIDTPMQEGRMDAARRDHIAALHAIGRWGQADEVAALIVWLLSPDASFVTGSHHLVDGGYTAV; encoded by the coding sequence ATGGATTTCACCGGACAGGCCGCATTCGTCACCGGTGGCGCCTCTGGCATCGGGGCGGCAGTGGCACGCCGGCTGGCGGCGGCGGGTGCCGCCGTGGCGCTGGCCGACATGAACCCCGACGCGCTGGAACGCACAGCGGCGGATCTGCGCGCCACCGGCGCCCGGGTGCTGCCCCTGCCGCTGGACGTGACCGATGCCGATGCGGTGCAGGCCGCCGTCGCCCGCACCGTCGCCGATCTTGGCCCGCTGCGCCTGCTGGTGAACAGCGCGGGCATCACCGGGAACGGCGCGCCGATGGGCCAGGTGTCCACCGCCGACTGGCGCCGCGTGCTGGCGGTAAACCTCGACGGCCCGTTCCACGCCATGAACGCCGCCTTTCCGGCCATGGCGGCGGCCGGCGGCGGCGCGGTGGTCAACGTCGCCTCGGTGATGGGAACCGTCGCATCCGCCCGGTTCGCGCATTATGCCGCGTCGAAACACGCGCTGATCGGGCTGACGAAATCGGCCGCCATCGACGGCGCCGCCCTGGGGATCCGGGTCAATTCGGTCGGCCCCGGCTTTATCGACACGCCCATGCAAGAGGGGCGGATGGATGCCGCCCGCCGCGACCATATCGCCGCGCTGCATGCGATCGGCCGCTGGGGCCAGGCCGACGAGGTGGCCGCGCTGATCGTCTGGTTGCTGTCGCCGGACGCCAGTTTCGTCACCGGCAGCCACCATCTGGTGGACGGCGGTTATACCGCCGTCTGA
- a CDS encoding heavy metal translocating P-type ATPase: MTEPLRREWTVGGMDCAACTVKVTRAVERLPGISDVSVALMGERLTLTLDPAQADATQVEDVVRKLGYAIAPRGAQPAHAGHDHDHDCDHDHHDHSHGHATPADRDKPWHKTARGQLVIGTGALLALAWGVELATGSVIGTWAFVLACLIGLAPVARRAWAALRLGQPFTIEGLMTIAATGALFIGAAEEAALVVFLFAVGELLEGVAAGKARDGIRALAGLVPRTALLEEGGTSREIPASALRIGQTVLVRPGDRIPADGVIASGTSGIDESPVTGESIPVTRGPGDPVFAGAINTEAALRIAVTKDPTDSTIARIIRLVEEAEEARAPTERFIDRFSRVYMPAIVAIAALVVLVPPLAFAQDWGTWVYRGLALLLIGCPCALVISVPASIASALSAGARRGLLMKGGAVIEAAAAVRHVAFDKTGTLTLGTPAVTDALPAPGVALPDLLAVAAGVEGGSAHPLAQAILRHAATLAIAPLPATDARALPGKGAQALVGGAMAWVTSPPHAAEAGGLAADQTARAETLEAEGKTVVAVFRQGQPLGLIALRDEPRPDAAGAMAQLRAMGIAPVILTGDNPRTAAAIAAQLGTDYRARMLPQDKLAAIRDMGPVMMVGDGINDAPALKQASVGVAMGSGTDVALETADAAILRNRVADVPALIRLARVTMANIRQNVAIALGLKAVFLITSVLGLTGLWIAILADTGATVLVTLNALRLLRADPGRAT; encoded by the coding sequence ATGACGGAACCCCTACGCCGCGAATGGACCGTCGGCGGCATGGACTGCGCCGCTTGCACGGTCAAGGTCACCCGGGCGGTGGAACGCCTGCCCGGCATCAGCGACGTGTCGGTCGCGCTGATGGGCGAACGGCTGACGCTGACGCTGGATCCGGCACAGGCCGATGCGACCCAGGTCGAGGATGTGGTGCGCAAGCTGGGCTATGCCATCGCCCCGCGCGGCGCGCAGCCGGCCCACGCCGGGCACGACCATGACCACGATTGCGACCACGATCACCATGACCACAGCCACGGCCACGCCACCCCCGCCGACCGCGACAAGCCTTGGCACAAGACCGCCCGCGGGCAGCTGGTGATCGGCACCGGCGCGCTGCTGGCGCTGGCCTGGGGGGTGGAACTGGCAACCGGATCCGTCATCGGCACCTGGGCCTTTGTGCTGGCCTGCCTGATCGGCCTTGCGCCCGTCGCCCGCCGCGCCTGGGCCGCGCTGCGCCTGGGCCAGCCCTTCACCATCGAGGGGCTGATGACCATTGCCGCCACCGGCGCCCTGTTCATCGGCGCCGCCGAGGAAGCGGCGCTGGTCGTCTTTCTGTTCGCCGTGGGCGAACTGCTGGAAGGTGTCGCCGCCGGCAAGGCCCGCGACGGCATCCGCGCGCTGGCCGGCCTTGTCCCGCGCACCGCCCTGCTGGAAGAGGGCGGCACATCCCGCGAAATCCCGGCCAGCGCGTTGCGCATCGGCCAGACCGTGCTGGTCCGCCCCGGCGACCGCATTCCCGCCGATGGCGTGATCGCCTCGGGCACCTCGGGCATCGACGAAAGCCCGGTCACCGGCGAAAGCATTCCCGTCACCCGTGGCCCCGGCGATCCGGTCTTTGCCGGTGCGATCAACACCGAAGCCGCGCTGCGCATCGCCGTCACCAAGGATCCCACTGACAGCACCATCGCCCGCATCATCCGCCTGGTCGAAGAGGCAGAAGAGGCGCGCGCCCCCACCGAACGGTTCATCGACCGTTTCAGCCGGGTCTACATGCCCGCCATCGTCGCCATTGCCGCGCTGGTGGTGCTGGTGCCGCCGCTGGCCTTCGCGCAGGACTGGGGAACCTGGGTCTATCGCGGGCTTGCCCTGCTGCTGATCGGTTGTCCTTGCGCGCTGGTCATCTCGGTTCCCGCCTCCATCGCCTCGGCCCTGTCGGCCGGCGCGCGGCGCGGCCTGCTGATGAAGGGCGGCGCGGTGATCGAGGCGGCGGCAGCTGTCCGCCATGTCGCCTTTGACAAGACGGGCACGCTTACCCTTGGCACCCCCGCCGTCACCGATGCCCTGCCCGCGCCGGGCGTGGCGCTGCCCGATCTGCTGGCCGTCGCGGCCGGGGTCGAGGGCGGATCGGCGCATCCGCTGGCGCAGGCCATCCTGCGCCATGCTGCCACGCTGGCCATCGCCCCCCTGCCCGCAACCGATGCCCGCGCCCTTCCCGGCAAGGGCGCCCAGGCGCTGGTCGGCGGGGCCATGGCCTGGGTCACCTCGCCCCCTCATGCCGCCGAGGCCGGTGGCTTGGCCGCCGACCAGACCGCCCGCGCCGAAACGCTGGAGGCCGAGGGGAAAACCGTCGTCGCCGTGTTCCGGCAGGGCCAGCCGCTGGGGCTGATCGCGCTGCGCGACGAACCCCGCCCCGACGCCGCCGGTGCCATGGCCCAGCTGCGCGCCATGGGCATTGCCCCGGTCATCCTGACCGGCGACAACCCCCGCACCGCCGCCGCCATCGCGGCACAGCTTGGCACCGACTACCGCGCCCGGATGCTGCCGCAGGACAAGCTGGCCGCGATCCGCGACATGGGGCCGGTGATGATGGTGGGCGATGGCATCAATGATGCCCCGGCGCTGAAACAGGCCAGCGTCGGCGTGGCGATGGGGTCGGGCACCGATGTGGCGCTGGAAACCGCCGATGCCGCCATCCTGCGCAACCGGGTGGCCGATGTGCCGGCGCTGATCCGGCTGGCGCGGGTGACCATGGCGAACATCCGCCAGAATGTCGCCATTGCGCTGGGGCTGAAGGCGGTGTTCCTGATCACCTCGGTTCTGGGGCTGACGGGGCTGTGGATTGCCATTCTGGCCGATACCGGGGCCACCGTTCTGGTCACGTTGAACGCGCTGCGCCTGCTGCGGGCCGATCCGGGGCGGGCGACCTAG
- a CDS encoding helix-turn-helix domain-containing protein, whose protein sequence is MLSIGKLGKAAGVKVPTIRYYEEIGLLPQADRSGGNQRLYGRATLERLTFIRHARDLGFPLEAIRELLSLADRPDLPCAAADMIARRQLGAVQDRIARLMALQTELERMVAQCAHGTISDCRVIGVLANHDLCLHPDHGA, encoded by the coding sequence ATGCTGAGCATCGGAAAACTGGGCAAGGCAGCCGGGGTCAAGGTGCCGACCATCCGGTATTACGAGGAGATCGGCCTGCTGCCACAGGCCGACCGCAGCGGGGGCAACCAGCGGCTGTATGGCCGCGCCACGCTGGAGCGGCTGACCTTCATCCGCCATGCGCGCGATCTGGGCTTTCCGCTGGAGGCGATCCGCGAATTGCTCAGCCTGGCGGACCGGCCGGATCTGCCCTGCGCCGCCGCCGATATGATCGCGCGGCGCCAGTTGGGGGCGGTGCAGGACCGCATCGCGCGGCTGATGGCCTTGCAGACGGAACTGGAACGCATGGTGGCGCAATGCGCCCATGGCACGATTTCGGATTGCCGGGTGATCGGGGTGCTGGCGAACCATGATCTGTGCCTGCACCCCGACCATGGGGCCTGA
- a CDS encoding arginine/lysine/ornithine decarboxylase, which translates to MKFRFPIVIIDEDFRSENTSGLGIRALADAIEREGFEVLGVTSYGDLSQFAQQQSRASAFVLSIDDEEFSPGPDLDPAVVNLRNFIEEVRWKNAEVPIFLHGETKTSRHLPNDILRELHGFIHMFEDTPEFVAKHIIREAKTYLEGIQPPFFKALLDYAEDGSYSWHCPGHSGGVAFLKSPIGQMYHQFYGENMLRADVCNAVEELGQLLDHNGAIGASERNAARIFNADHCFFVTNGTSTSNKMVWHHTVAPGDVVVVDRNCHKSILHSIIMTGAIPVFLQPTRNHWGIIGPIGHSEFEPEAIRAKIRANPLLQGVDADAVKPRIMTLTQSTYDGVLYNTEEIKRMLDGYVENLHFDEAWVPHAAFHPFYGTYHAMGRKRGRMKHSVTYSTQSIHKLLAGISQASQVLVQDSEENGLDRHLFNEAYLMHTSTSPQYSIIASCDVAAAMMEPPGGTALVEESILEALDFRRAMRKVDAEFGDNDWWFKVWGPDELEEEGIGRAKSWVLRRTDEDGVQLADGEDSWHGFGDMAPGFNMLDPIKATIITPGLGIDGRFDTTGIPASIVSKYLTEHGVVVEKTGLYSFFILFTIGITKGRWNTLVAALQQFKDDYDRNQPLWRVMPEFSAKHTRYERMGLRDLSQHVHALYAKYDVARLSTEIYLSDHHPAMTPTEAFSHIARRKTERVAIDHLEGRITTSLVTPYPPGIPLLIPGEVFNAKIVDYLRFNREFARECPGFETDIHGLVLETAPDGTVHHYADCVAS; encoded by the coding sequence ATGAAGTTCCGTTTCCCCATCGTCATCATCGACGAGGATTTCCGGTCCGAGAACACCTCGGGCCTTGGCATCCGCGCCCTGGCCGATGCCATAGAGCGTGAAGGCTTCGAGGTGCTGGGCGTCACCAGCTATGGCGACCTGTCGCAGTTCGCCCAGCAGCAAAGCCGCGCCAGCGCCTTTGTACTGTCGATCGACGACGAGGAATTCAGCCCCGGCCCCGATCTGGATCCGGCGGTCGTCAACCTGCGCAACTTCATCGAGGAGGTGCGCTGGAAGAACGCCGAGGTGCCGATTTTCCTGCATGGCGAAACCAAGACCAGCCGCCACCTGCCCAACGACATCCTGCGCGAGTTGCACGGCTTTATCCACATGTTCGAGGATACGCCGGAATTCGTCGCCAAGCACATCATCCGCGAGGCCAAGACCTATCTGGAGGGTATCCAGCCGCCGTTCTTCAAGGCGCTGCTGGATTATGCCGAGGACGGATCCTATTCGTGGCACTGCCCGGGGCATTCGGGGGGCGTCGCCTTTCTGAAATCGCCCATCGGCCAGATGTATCACCAGTTCTACGGTGAAAACATGCTGCGGGCCGATGTGTGCAACGCGGTCGAGGAACTGGGGCAGCTCTTGGACCACAACGGCGCCATCGGTGCATCGGAACGCAACGCCGCGCGTATCTTCAACGCCGATCACTGCTTTTTCGTCACCAACGGCACCTCGACCAGCAACAAGATGGTCTGGCACCATACCGTGGCCCCCGGCGATGTGGTGGTGGTGGACCGCAACTGCCACAAGTCGATCCTGCATTCGATCATCATGACCGGGGCCATCCCGGTGTTCCTGCAACCCACGCGCAACCACTGGGGCATCATCGGCCCCATCGGGCATTCGGAATTCGAACCCGAGGCGATCCGCGCCAAGATCCGCGCGAACCCGCTGTTGCAGGGGGTGGATGCCGATGCGGTCAAGCCGCGCATCATGACCCTGACGCAATCGACCTATGACGGCGTTCTCTACAACACCGAGGAAATCAAGCGCATGCTCGACGGCTATGTCGAGAACCTGCACTTTGACGAGGCCTGGGTGCCCCACGCGGCCTTTCACCCGTTCTACGGCACCTATCACGCCATGGGCCGCAAGCGCGGCCGCATGAAGCATTCGGTGACCTATTCCACCCAGTCCATCCACAAGCTGCTGGCGGGCATCAGCCAGGCCAGCCAGGTGCTGGTGCAGGACAGCGAGGAAAACGGGCTGGACCGCCACCTGTTCAACGAAGCCTATCTGATGCACACGTCCACCAGCCCGCAATATTCCATCATCGCCAGCTGTGATGTGGCGGCGGCCATGATGGAACCCCCGGGCGGCACCGCGCTGGTCGAGGAATCCATTCTGGAGGCGCTGGATTTCCGCCGCGCCATGCGCAAGGTAGATGCCGAATTCGGCGACAACGACTGGTGGTTCAAGGTCTGGGGCCCGGACGAGCTGGAGGAAGAAGGCATCGGCCGCGCCAAAAGCTGGGTTCTGCGCCGCACCGATGAAGATGGCGTGCAGCTGGCCGACGGCGAGGACAGCTGGCATGGCTTTGGCGACATGGCGCCCGGGTTCAACATGCTGGACCCGATCAAGGCCACCATCATCACCCCCGGCCTTGGCATCGACGGGCGGTTCGACACCACGGGGATCCCGGCGTCGATCGTGTCGAAATACCTGACCGAACATGGCGTCGTGGTGGAAAAGACCGGGCTTTACAGCTTTTTCATCCTGTTCACCATCGGCATCACCAAGGGCCGCTGGAACACGCTGGTGGCAGCGCTTCAGCAGTTCAAGGACGATTACGACCGCAACCAGCCGCTGTGGCGCGTGATGCCGGAATTTTCGGCCAAGCATACGCGCTACGAACGCATGGGGCTGCGCGACCTTAGCCAGCATGTGCATGCGCTCTATGCCAAGTATGACGTGGCCCGGCTCTCGACCGAAATCTACCTGTCGGACCACCACCCGGCCATGACCCCGACCGAGGCGTTTTCCCATATCGCGCGGCGCAAGACCGAACGGGTGGCCATCGACCACCTGGAAGGCCGCATCACCACCAGCCTGGTCACCCCCTATCCGCCGGGCATTCCCCTGCTGATCCCGGGCGAGGTGTTCAACGCCAAGATCGTGGATTACCTGCGCTTCAACCGCGAATTCGCCCGCGAATGCCCCGGGTTCGAAACCGATATCCACGGGCTGGTGCTGGAAACCGCGCCGGATGGCACGGTCCATCACTACGCCGATTGCGTCGCGTCCTGA